The Streptomyces sp. Je 1-332 genome has a window encoding:
- a CDS encoding GNAT family N-acetyltransferase has translation MSDLDVRAITEDELREWIRAANAGFLRPLAKVSDEVVALRREGLDVRRRQAAFDGDRAVATFRSFPQQLTAVGGAPVPANAISGVTVSPTHRRRGLLSRMMSADLTAAKERGDVVATLIAAEHPIYGRYGFGPATTATEWTIDVPRAGLDPRWAGPDDGARIDLVDGDDVRKEGPPLHERLRAQRHGVISRDEGWWRENTGQCVTPENPWTEPFHALYRSPSGEVEGLVTYATEESWSDSNQPRHTATVQGLIATTPAAERALWHYVCSIDWVSVVKTGNRAPDDLLPLFLPDPRAAGLSRQTDWLWVRILDVVRALEARTYEASASLVLEIGDRAGLAGGRYRLDASPGGAVCAPTADPAELSLGVGELGTLWLGDESAVRLAAAGRVTEERSGAAAVADALFRTSRRPWCPDIF, from the coding sequence ATGAGCGATCTTGACGTCAGGGCCATCACCGAGGACGAGCTCCGGGAGTGGATCCGGGCCGCCAACGCCGGGTTCCTGAGGCCATTGGCCAAGGTCTCGGACGAGGTGGTCGCCCTGCGCAGGGAGGGCCTCGACGTCCGCCGCAGGCAGGCCGCCTTCGACGGCGACCGCGCCGTCGCGACCTTCAGGTCCTTCCCGCAGCAGCTCACCGCGGTGGGCGGCGCCCCCGTCCCCGCCAACGCCATATCCGGCGTCACCGTCTCCCCGACCCACCGCCGCCGCGGCCTCCTCAGCCGCATGATGTCCGCCGACCTCACCGCGGCCAAGGAGCGCGGCGACGTCGTGGCCACCCTGATCGCCGCCGAGCACCCGATCTACGGCCGTTACGGCTTCGGGCCCGCCACCACCGCCACCGAGTGGACCATCGACGTACCGCGGGCCGGGCTCGACCCCCGCTGGGCGGGCCCGGACGACGGCGCCCGCATCGACCTCGTGGACGGCGACGACGTACGCAAGGAGGGCCCGCCCCTGCACGAGCGGCTGCGGGCCCAGCGGCACGGGGTCATCAGCCGAGACGAGGGGTGGTGGCGGGAGAACACCGGGCAGTGCGTGACCCCGGAGAACCCGTGGACCGAGCCCTTCCACGCCCTCTACCGCTCACCGTCCGGCGAGGTCGAGGGCCTGGTCACGTACGCGACGGAGGAGAGCTGGAGTGACAGCAACCAGCCGCGGCACACCGCGACCGTGCAGGGACTGATCGCCACCACGCCCGCTGCCGAACGCGCCCTGTGGCACTACGTCTGCTCGATCGACTGGGTCAGCGTCGTCAAGACGGGCAACCGTGCCCCCGACGACCTGCTCCCGCTCTTCCTGCCCGACCCGCGCGCCGCCGGCCTCAGCAGGCAGACCGACTGGCTCTGGGTGCGGATCCTGGATGTCGTACGGGCCCTGGAAGCGCGTACGTACGAGGCGTCGGCGTCCCTCGTCCTGGAGATCGGCGACCGCGCGGGCCTCGCGGGTGGCCGCTACCGCCTTGACGCGTCGCCCGGCGGCGCGGTGTGCGCGCCGACCGCGGACCCGGCCGAACTGTCCCTTGGCGTGGGTGAGTTGGGGACGCTGTGGCTCGGTGACGAGTCCGCGGTGCGGCTCGCGGCGGCGGGGCGGGTCACGGAGGAGCGGTCGGGCGCCGCCGCTGTCGCCGACGCCCTGTTCCGTACGTCCCGACGCCCGTGGTGCCCGGACATCTTCTGA
- a CDS encoding asparaginase, with product MTSTSAESVATPVIAPVLAEVVRSGFVEGRHRGSLVLLAADGSVELSMGDVTAPVFPRSANKPMQAAAVLRAGLDLAGERLALAAASHSGEVFHRDLVQKMLAEYRLTAADLQCPPDLPLDAVEAETYLAAGAVRDRVTMNCSGKHAAMLAVCDLNGWPTDSYLDPGHPLQQLILQVVEEAAGERVAAVGTDGCGAPLMAISLTGLARAFRHFVLAPGETAERRVADAMRAHPEYVAGTRRPDTWLMREIPGALSKMGAEAVQAFALPDGRALAFKVDDGGIRALGPVLARALRLAGVEEDVLTRVGRAPLLGGATEVGEIRAAF from the coding sequence ATGACCTCGACGTCCGCCGAGTCCGTCGCCACCCCTGTCATAGCCCCGGTCCTCGCCGAGGTCGTACGTTCGGGCTTCGTCGAGGGCCGTCACAGGGGCAGTCTGGTGCTGCTCGCGGCGGACGGCAGCGTGGAGCTGTCGATGGGCGACGTGACCGCCCCCGTCTTCCCCAGGTCCGCCAACAAGCCGATGCAGGCGGCGGCGGTGCTGCGGGCGGGGCTCGACCTGGCGGGCGAGCGCCTCGCGCTGGCGGCGGCGAGCCACTCCGGAGAGGTGTTCCACCGGGACCTCGTCCAGAAGATGCTGGCGGAGTACCGCCTGACGGCGGCCGACCTGCAGTGCCCGCCCGATCTCCCGCTGGACGCGGTCGAGGCCGAGACCTATCTGGCGGCGGGCGCCGTTCGTGACCGGGTCACGATGAACTGCTCCGGCAAGCACGCGGCGATGCTGGCGGTGTGCGACCTGAACGGCTGGCCCACGGATTCCTACCTGGACCCCGGCCACCCCCTCCAGCAGCTGATCCTCCAGGTCGTCGAGGAGGCCGCGGGGGAGCGGGTGGCCGCCGTCGGCACGGACGGCTGCGGCGCCCCCCTGATGGCGATCTCCCTGACCGGCCTCGCCCGCGCCTTCCGGCACTTCGTCCTCGCCCCCGGGGAGACGGCGGAGCGCAGGGTCGCGGACGCGATGCGGGCCCACCCCGAGTACGTGGCCGGCACGCGCCGCCCCGACACCTGGCTCATGCGGGAGATCCCGGGTGCCCTCTCCAAGATGGGCGCGGAGGCGGTCCAGGCGTTCGCACTTCCTGACGGCCGCGCGCTCGCCTTCAAGGTGGACGACGGGGGGATACGGGCCCTGGGCCCCGTCCTGGCCCGCGCGCTGCGCCTGGCGGGCGTGGAGGAGGACGTGCTCACCCGAGTCGGCCGCGCACCACTGCTGGGCGGCGCGACCGAGGTGGGGGAGATCCGGGCGGCGTTCTAG
- a CDS encoding ABC transporter substrate-binding protein yields the protein MSTPSTGQPPGSVSLTRLSAARRTNVPRPPRQRTAGAVLSEQPEHDIAALLLRELRELRRDAQQNEADLSYVRRLLQGRIDILRAEVARRRDPAAPGPEGGPAPEGPLVDRLSEILTDAPARHRSSARHVTLGTPHSAEYGLLATEMLAEVELSDLDARTDDELHTAMGRLTRYEQQVSRRRQQLQRTADDCSAEIARRYREGEAQVDDLLA from the coding sequence ATGAGCACACCAAGTACGGGGCAGCCGCCCGGATCTGTGTCGCTGACCCGCCTGAGCGCGGCGCGACGTACGAACGTGCCGCGCCCGCCCAGGCAGCGCACGGCCGGCGCGGTGCTGTCCGAGCAGCCCGAGCACGACATCGCCGCGCTGCTCCTGCGCGAGCTGCGTGAGCTGCGCAGGGACGCGCAGCAGAACGAGGCCGACCTGAGCTATGTGCGGCGTCTGCTCCAGGGGCGTATCGACATCCTGCGGGCCGAGGTCGCGCGCCGCAGGGACCCCGCGGCGCCGGGACCGGAGGGCGGCCCGGCTCCGGAGGGGCCACTCGTGGACCGGCTCTCGGAGATCCTCACGGACGCCCCCGCCCGGCACCGGTCGTCGGCCCGGCATGTGACGCTGGGCACGCCGCACAGCGCGGAGTACGGCCTCCTGGCGACGGAGATGCTCGCCGAGGTCGAGCTCTCCGACCTGGACGCCCGCACGGACGACGAGCTGCACACGGCCATGGGCCGGCTCACGCGCTACGAGCAGCAGGTTTCCCGGCGCCGCCAGCAGCTGCAGCGCACGGCGGACGATTGCAGCGCGGAGATCGCCCGCAGGTACCGTGAAGGCGAAGCACAAGTGGACGACCTGCTCGCGTGA
- the dtd gene encoding D-aminoacyl-tRNA deacylase — MRAVVQRVDGASVVVDGENGPETVGEITGEGLCVLVGVTHEDTKEKAAQLARKLWSVRMLADEKSCSDIDAPLLVISQFTLYGDARKGRRPTWNAAAPGDVAEPLVDEVVAQLRSLGATVATGRFGAQMRVTLTNDGPFTVLLEM; from the coding sequence ATGCGTGCTGTGGTGCAGAGGGTGGACGGGGCGAGCGTCGTCGTCGACGGCGAGAACGGACCCGAGACGGTCGGCGAGATCACCGGCGAGGGACTGTGCGTCCTGGTGGGCGTGACCCACGAGGACACCAAGGAGAAGGCGGCCCAACTGGCTCGAAAACTCTGGTCCGTTCGGATGCTGGCCGACGAGAAGTCCTGCTCCGACATCGACGCCCCGCTGTTGGTCATCAGCCAGTTCACGCTGTACGGCGACGCACGCAAGGGCCGCAGGCCCACCTGGAACGCCGCCGCACCCGGCGACGTCGCCGAGCCCCTGGTCGACGAGGTCGTCGCCCAACTGCGGTCCCTGGGCGCCACGGTGGCGACGGGCCGCTTCGGCGCCCAGATGCGGGTGACCCTGACGAACGACGGCCCGTTCACGGTGCTGCTGGAAATGTGA